In Anaeromusa acidaminophila DSM 3853, a single window of DNA contains:
- a CDS encoding transposase produces FFNFRQIDARKIASTNLLERLNREIRRRTKVVGIFPSMDSYIRLVTSYLIEYSEDWSSGRSYINPMLINEIQQQLSKSA; encoded by the coding sequence ATTCTTCAATTTCCGGCAAATTGACGCTCGAAAAATTGCATCCACCAATCTTCTGGAACGGCTAAACAGGGAAATACGCCGTCGCACTAAAGTCGTAGGCATTTTCCCAAGTATGGATTCCTACATTCGCCTAGTGACCAGCTATCTTATCGAATATAGCGAGGACTGGTCTAGCGGGCGTTCTTATATAAATCCTATGCTTATCAACGAAATTCAACAACAGTTGAGCAAAAGCGCTTAG